One region of Chanodichthys erythropterus isolate Z2021 chromosome 24, ASM2448905v1, whole genome shotgun sequence genomic DNA includes:
- the fem1b gene encoding protein fem-1 homolog B, with amino-acid sequence MAEVPALARLESLARYVHKAASEGRVLTLAALLLNHSSVQTRYLLEYVTQVAGQRSTPLIIAARNGHDKVVRLLLDHYKVDTEQTGTVRFDGYIIDGATALWCAAGAGHFEVVRLLVSHGANVNHTTLTNSTPLRAACFDGRLDIVRYLVEHKADISIANKYDNTCLMIAAYKGHADVVYFLLERGADPNAKAHCGATALHFAAEAGHLDIVKELVKCQAAMVVNGHGMTPLKVAAESCKADVVELLLSHADCDAHSRIEALELLGASFANDRENYDILKTYHYLYLAMLERFRDPQRVIAKELLSPVHAYGGRTECRTLQDLETIRHDRDALHMEGLMIRERILGADNIDVSHPIIYRGAVYADNMEFDLCIKLWLHALHLRQQGNRNTHKDLLRFAQVFSQMVHLKEPVRASDVEHVLRASVLEIRRSMARVQTATEADLPVANDNYESNVFTFLYLVCISTKTQCGEEERARINKQIYDLIRLDPRSREGSSLLHLAASSSTPVDDFHTNDVCSFPNAQVTKLLIDCGAQVNAVDNEGNSPLHLIVQYNRPISDFLTLHAIIISLVEAGAHTDMTNKQKKTPLDKSTTGVSEILLKTQMKMSLKCLAARAVQQHQILYRDQIPKSLEEFVEFH; translated from the exons ATGGCGGAGGTACCGGCTCTGGCCCGGTTGGAGTCCCTGGCCCGGTACGTTCACAAAGCAGCCAGTGAGGGGAGAGTCCTGACCCTGGCTGCCCTGCTCCTGAACCACTCCAGCGTCCAGACCCGATACCTGCTGGAGTATGTGACCCAGGTGGCCGGCCAGAGATCCACACCTCTCATCATTGCTGCTCGGAACGGACATGACAAGGTGGTCCGGTTGCTTTTGGACCACTATAAGGTGGACACCGAACAGACGGGGACTGTCAGATTTGACGG GTATATTATCGATGGTGCCACAGCTCTTTGGTGTGCAGCCGGCGCTGGGCATTTCGAGGTGGTCCGTTTGCTGGTTTCTCACGGTGCCAATGTGAACCACACCACCCTCACTAACTCCACCCCCCTCAGAGCTGCATGCTTCGACGGCCGACTGGACATCGTACGGTACCTCGTGGAGCACAAGGCCGACATCAGCATCGCCAATAAGTACGACAACACTTGTTTGATGATCGCTGCCTATAAGGGCCACGCTGATGTCGTTTACTTCCTGCTGGAGCGGGGCGCCGATCCCAATGCTAAAGCTCACTGCGGGGCCACCGCGCTGCACTTTGCCGCCGAAGCTGGGCATCTGGACATTGTGAAGGAGCTGGTGAAATGCCAAGCAGCTATGGTGGTTAACGGACATGGCATGACGCCACTGAAAGTGGCGGCCGAAAGTTGCAAGGCGGATGTAGTAGAACTGCTACTGTCCCACGCGGATTGTGACGCACACAGCCGCATTGAGGCATTGGAACTGCTTGGAGCGTCTTTCGCCAACGACCGTGAGAATTACGACATTCTTAAGACCTACCACTACTTGTACCTGGCCATGCTGGAACGATTTCGTGATCCCCAGAGGGTCATCGCCAAAGAGTTGCTGTCACCTGTGCATGCGTACGGAGGGAGAACCGAATGCCGGACTTTGCAAGACTTGGAAACCATTCGGCACGACCGAGATGCGCTGCACATGGAAGGCCTGATGATTCGCGAACGAATTCTGGGTGCGGATAACATAGACGTGTCGCATCCCATTATATACCGCGGCGCAGTCTATGCTGACAATATGGAGTTCGACCTTTGCATCAAGCTGTGGCTGCACGCCCTGCACCTACGCCAGCAAGGAAACCGCAACACGCATAAAGACCTCTTGAGATTCGCGCAAGTGTTCTCGCAAATGGTCCACTTGAAGGAGCCGGTCCGCGCGTCGGACGTGGAGCACGTTTTGCGCGCCAGCGTCCTGGAGATCCGCCGCAGCATGGCACGTGTGCAAACCGCCACGGAAGCAGATTTGCCGGTGGCCAACGACAACTACGAGTCTAACGTGTTCACCTTCCTCTACCTGGTTTGCATTTCAACCAAAACGCAGTGTGGCGAAGAGGAACGAGCGCGTATAAACAAACAGATCTACGACTTAATACGCCTGGATCCGCGTTCCCGAGAGGGGTCGTCACTTTTGCACCTGGCGGCGAGCTCCAGTACGCCCGTAGATGACTTCCACACCAACGACGTTTGCAGTTTCCCCAATGCGCAAGTGACCAAGCTGCTCATAGACTGCGGCGCCCAAGTGAATGCAGTGGACAATGAAGGAAACAGTCCTCTACACCTCATAGTACAATACAACCGTCCCATCAGCGACTTCTTGACCCTCCACGCCATCATCATCAGCCTCGTAGAGGCCGGCGCTCATACGGACATGACCAACAAGCAAAAGAAGACCCCACTTGACAAGAGCACAACAGGCGTTTCTGAAATCCTTCTGAAAACGCAAATGAAGATGAGTCTGAAATGCCTGGCGGCTCGTGCCGTGCAACAACATCAGATTTTGTATCGGGACCAGATTCCCAAAAGTCTGGAGGAGTTTGTTGAATTTCACTGA